A region from the Clostridium beijerinckii genome encodes:
- a CDS encoding ferredoxin, whose amino-acid sequence MGYIEFKLNGENVEYKGNASDRLLDVLRDTYKLTGVKCGCKEGECGACSVIIDGRLANSCMFAMGRVHGSDITTIEGFSKTEKFKVIDKAYGDVSAVQCGFCIPGMVLATECILEKNPHPTEFDIRRGISGNLCRCTGYNSIVKAVGIAAKEGEGLW is encoded by the coding sequence ATGGGATATATTGAGTTCAAACTTAATGGGGAAAATGTAGAATATAAGGGAAATGCATCAGATAGACTACTGGATGTATTAAGAGATACTTATAAGCTTACTGGAGTGAAGTGCGGTTGTAAAGAGGGAGAGTGCGGAGCATGCTCTGTTATAATTGATGGAAGGCTTGCTAATTCTTGTATGTTTGCAATGGGAAGAGTTCATGGAAGTGATATTACAACTATAGAAGGATTCAGTAAGACTGAAAAATTCAAGGTCATTGACAAAGCTTATGGAGATGTTTCAGCAGTGCAATGTGGTTTCTGTATACCAGGAATGGTACTTGCAACAGAGTGCATCCTTGAAAAGAATCCACATCCAACAGAGTTTGATATAAGGCGTGGAATATCTGGAAATTTATGTCGTTGCACTGGATACAACTCTATAGTTAAAGCGGTAGGAATTGCAGCGAAAGAAGGTGAGGGACTATGGTAA
- a CDS encoding aldehyde oxidase — protein MNSIGDSVLKRDHREKMSGDAKYVADLSTDEILHGKFLRSTVAHAKIKNINIPSLPDGYMIVDKDDVPGENIVGIGLKDMPVFAADTVEHIGDHILMVVGPEEHKVEEIVSKIVVDYEELPAVMDAAKSEVAFYEYQYEKGDLNTAFENADKIYDEVLSTGYNEQMYLETNGIIADYHDAKLTVRGSMQCPYYVYGELHEVTGLEKDKIQVIADTTGGGFGGKEDFPSILACQVAVASMKAKKPVRVIFDRREDITVTSKRHPLIARYKAAVKDGKVTAMDIDIIYDAGAYSTLSMVVLQRGTICAGGVYNIENLKVHSKANKTNTVPKGAYRGFGAPQVFFCSELFMEHIAKAEGRNTLEFKKEHMVKQGDSTSTLGKFHFHVPLNEMIEEVDKLCDYKRKRELYDKPQTGRFRRGIGLSLSLHGCGFTGSGERDLIKAVLKLKKYKDGTVEILAANTDIGQGIRTTLPKIAGKELGIPYNQIIYKNPDTDRVPDSGPTVASRSLMVVGELVRRAAIKLKEEWKDGEEQIVEERYKHPDYLIPFSINNFRGDAYPTYAWSVQAVELEIDMLTGQHNVLGAYGSFDVGTPIDLNILYGQMEGGMLQSIGYSSMEYMDHDSKGRVRNNSFSNYIIPTAMDVPNLKVQMHVSEFPEGPYGAKGAGELPNSGTAPAYIAAVEQALAKNIDHIPFTVEDTMKAVSSK, from the coding sequence ATGAATAGTATAGGAGATTCAGTTCTTAAAAGGGACCATAGGGAAAAAATGTCAGGTGATGCTAAATATGTAGCAGATCTTTCTACAGATGAGATTCTTCATGGAAAATTTTTGAGATCAACAGTTGCACATGCAAAAATAAAGAATATTAATATTCCATCGCTTCCAGATGGATACATGATAGTTGATAAGGATGATGTTCCTGGTGAAAATATAGTTGGTATAGGACTAAAGGATATGCCAGTATTTGCTGCAGATACAGTAGAGCATATTGGAGACCATATTTTAATGGTAGTAGGACCAGAAGAACACAAGGTAGAAGAAATCGTTTCAAAAATAGTAGTTGATTACGAAGAGCTTCCAGCAGTAATGGATGCTGCTAAATCCGAGGTTGCTTTCTATGAATATCAATACGAAAAAGGAGATTTAAATACAGCTTTTGAAAATGCAGATAAGATTTATGACGAAGTTTTGAGTACAGGCTATAATGAACAAATGTATCTTGAAACTAATGGTATAATTGCAGACTACCACGACGCTAAGCTGACTGTTAGAGGATCTATGCAGTGCCCATATTATGTTTATGGAGAATTGCACGAGGTAACAGGACTTGAAAAGGATAAGATTCAGGTTATAGCTGATACTACAGGAGGAGGCTTCGGAGGTAAGGAGGATTTTCCATCCATACTGGCATGCCAAGTTGCTGTGGCAAGTATGAAAGCTAAAAAACCAGTAAGAGTTATTTTTGATAGAAGAGAAGATATTACTGTAACTAGTAAGAGACACCCTTTAATTGCAAGATATAAGGCAGCTGTTAAAGATGGAAAGGTTACAGCAATGGATATTGATATAATATACGATGCAGGTGCATATTCAACACTTTCAATGGTAGTATTACAGCGTGGAACAATATGTGCTGGTGGAGTTTATAATATAGAGAATCTTAAAGTTCACAGTAAAGCAAATAAAACCAATACAGTTCCTAAAGGGGCTTACAGAGGATTTGGAGCACCTCAAGTATTCTTTTGCTCAGAACTTTTCATGGAGCATATAGCAAAAGCCGAAGGAAGAAATACTTTAGAATTTAAAAAGGAACACATGGTTAAGCAGGGAGATTCTACATCAACCTTAGGTAAGTTCCATTTCCACGTACCGCTTAATGAGATGATTGAAGAAGTAGATAAACTTTGTGATTACAAGAGAAAAAGAGAACTTTATGACAAGCCACAGACTGGAAGATTTAGAAGAGGAATAGGGTTATCACTGTCACTTCATGGTTGTGGATTCACAGGCTCTGGAGAAAGAGACTTAATAAAGGCAGTATTAAAACTTAAAAAATACAAGGATGGAACAGTGGAAATTCTTGCTGCAAACACTGATATAGGACAAGGAATAAGAACAACTCTCCCAAAGATTGCAGGCAAAGAGCTAGGAATTCCATATAATCAAATAATATACAAAAATCCAGATACTGATAGAGTCCCAGATTCTGGTCCGACGGTTGCATCTAGATCGCTTATGGTAGTTGGCGAACTTGTAAGACGTGCTGCTATTAAACTCAAAGAGGAATGGAAAGATGGAGAAGAGCAAATCGTTGAGGAGAGGTATAAGCACCCAGATTATCTTATCCCATTCTCAATTAATAACTTCCGTGGAGATGCATATCCAACCTATGCGTGGTCGGTACAAGCAGTAGAGCTAGAGATTGATATGCTTACAGGTCAGCACAACGTTCTAGGGGCTTATGGATCTTTTGATGTAGGAACTCCTATTGACTTGAATATACTCTATGGACAGATGGAAGGTGGAATGCTTCAAAGCATAGGCTATTCATCAATGGAATATATGGATCACGACAGTAAGGGACGTGTAAGAAACAACAGCTTCAGTAACTACATCATACCAACAGCTATGGATGTGCCAAACCTTAAGGTTCAAATGCATGTTTCTGAGTTCCCAGAAGGACCTTATGGAGCAAAAGGAGCAGGAGAACTTCCAAATTCAGGGACTGCACCAGCATATATAGCAGCTGTAGAACAGGCTTTAGCAAAGAATATTGATCATATACCATTCACAGTAGAAGATACAATGAAAGCAGTATCCTCAAAATAG
- a CDS encoding LysR family transcriptional regulator — MREVGGIIAAANKYVSYPMKKMGSISLIQRVVLTYKKAGIWPILVVTGFEEPEIKSNLVREDAIFIINDNYENPPLIDSYKIGLKYLEGKCKRVILTPVNVPMFSYKTVKKMIETKGEIVIPSYNMHGGHPVLIDSSHIPKILSYDGENGLKGAINSLGVDITWLNVHDKGIICTVHNENELERLLMLHNDSLLQSVLTINIRKEKVFFDSRLRLLLDLIEDDNSVSGACKRMALSLSKAWDMINELEENLGYEIVLRRRGGARGGRTRLSDKGREFMENYDQFFSMVNQYTYEQFEKYFEGKKLL, encoded by the coding sequence ATGAGAGAAGTTGGAGGAATAATTGCTGCTGCAAACAAATACGTATCTTATCCAATGAAGAAAATGGGTTCAATTTCTTTAATTCAAAGAGTAGTGCTTACATATAAAAAGGCTGGTATATGGCCTATTTTGGTAGTTACGGGTTTTGAAGAACCAGAGATAAAGTCAAATCTTGTGCGAGAGGATGCTATTTTTATTATAAATGATAATTATGAGAATCCTCCGCTTATTGATTCTTACAAGATTGGACTTAAATATCTTGAAGGAAAGTGCAAAAGAGTGATATTAACACCTGTAAATGTACCTATGTTTAGTTATAAGACAGTGAAAAAAATGATTGAAACAAAGGGTGAAATCGTTATTCCATCATATAACATGCATGGTGGCCATCCTGTACTTATTGATAGTTCACATATTCCTAAGATTCTTTCATATGATGGTGAAAATGGATTGAAGGGAGCTATTAATTCTCTTGGTGTTGATATAACTTGGCTTAATGTGCATGATAAAGGAATTATATGCACAGTTCATAATGAAAATGAATTGGAAAGACTTCTAATGTTGCACAATGATAGTTTGTTGCAGTCTGTTTTAACGATAAATATAAGGAAAGAAAAAGTTTTTTTTGATTCTAGATTAAGGCTTCTTCTTGATCTTATAGAGGATGATAATTCAGTTAGTGGTGCTTGTAAAAGAATGGCTTTATCTTTAAGTAAGGCTTGGGATATGATTAACGAACTTGAAGAAAATCTTGGATATGAAATAGTTTTAAGAAGGCGAGGAGGCGCAAGAGGAGGAAGAACAAGACTTAGCGATAAAGGTAGAGAGTTTATGGAGAATTATGATCAGTTCTTTAGTATGGTAAACCAGTATACTTATGAACAATTTGAAAAATACTTTGAAGGCAAAAAGCTCCTATGA